One Streptomyces sp. NBC_00223 genomic window carries:
- a CDS encoding aliphatic sulfonate ABC transporter substrate-binding protein → MSALDRSASRSSARRRRLVAAAATLPILVGALAACGYGSDKAESDPTVAPTTAGTKKLSADEVKIGYFPNLTHATALVGLKEGIFQKELGGTSIKELTFNAGPAEIEALNAGSIDIGWIGPSPSINGFTKSNGTNLRIISGSASGGVKLVVNPKKIKTLDDIKGKKIATPQLGNTQDVALLNWIASKGWKVDAQSGKGDVSVVRTDNKITPDAYKSGSIDGAWVPEPTASKLVAEGAKVLLDESTLWPDNKFVITNVIVSQKFLNAHPDVVEAVLRGSVKTNAWIKANSDQAKADANAELEQLTQKALPADVLDPAWQSIEVTDDPLAKTAQEEAAHAVSAGLLKSPNLNGLYDLTLLNKVLKEAGQPTVDAAGLGKQ, encoded by the coding sequence GTGTCTGCCCTTGACCGCTCCGCGTCCCGCTCCTCCGCCCGCCGCCGCAGACTTGTCGCCGCGGCCGCCACCCTGCCGATACTCGTCGGCGCACTGGCCGCCTGCGGCTACGGCTCCGACAAGGCCGAGAGCGACCCGACGGTCGCCCCGACCACCGCCGGTACCAAGAAGCTCTCCGCCGACGAGGTGAAGATCGGCTACTTCCCGAACCTGACCCACGCCACCGCGCTGGTGGGCCTGAAGGAAGGCATCTTCCAGAAGGAACTGGGCGGCACGTCCATCAAGGAACTGACCTTCAACGCGGGCCCGGCCGAGATCGAGGCGCTGAACGCCGGTTCGATCGACATCGGCTGGATCGGCCCCTCCCCGTCGATCAACGGCTTCACCAAGTCCAACGGGACCAACCTGCGGATCATCTCCGGCTCGGCCTCCGGCGGCGTCAAGCTCGTTGTCAACCCCAAGAAGATCAAGACCCTGGACGACATCAAGGGCAAGAAGATCGCCACCCCCCAGCTCGGCAACACCCAGGACGTGGCGCTGCTGAACTGGATCGCCTCCAAGGGCTGGAAGGTCGACGCGCAGAGCGGCAAGGGCGATGTCTCGGTCGTCCGCACCGACAACAAGATCACCCCGGACGCGTACAAGAGCGGCTCGATCGACGGCGCGTGGGTGCCGGAGCCGACCGCGTCCAAGCTGGTGGCCGAGGGCGCGAAGGTGCTGCTGGACGAGAGCACGCTGTGGCCGGACAACAAGTTCGTGATCACCAATGTGATCGTGTCCCAGAAGTTCCTGAACGCGCACCCGGACGTGGTGGAGGCGGTGCTGCGCGGTTCGGTGAAGACCAACGCGTGGATCAAGGCCAACTCCGACCAGGCCAAGGCGGACGCGAACGCCGAACTGGAGCAGCTGACGCAGAAGGCGCTGCCGGCGGACGTCCTGGACCCGGCCTGGCAGTCCATCGAGGTGACCGACGACCCGCTGGCCAAGACCGCCCAGGAGGAGGCCGCGCACGCGGTGTCGGCCGGTCTGCTCAAGTCGCCGAACCTGAACGGCCTGTACGACCTCACGCTGCTCAACAAGGTCCTCAAGGAAGCGGGACAGCCCACCGTCGACGCCGCGGGGCTCGGCAAGCAGTGA
- a CDS encoding aminoglycoside phosphotransferase family protein — protein sequence MAGRRRIERLGMADAVFTQERARAVLEAAGHPEADLLSFGENAVFAAGRLVIKVGRGADLLDRARREVRTADWLAKHDVPAVRSAESEVRLVDGHPITYWQRLPESLRPAEPADVAPLLRLVHALPEPDFGLPPRDLLGGVERWLRIAGDAIDPSDAAFLRRRRDGFAQSAAELVPQLPRGPIHGDALPRNVHIGPDGPVLVDLETFSSDLREHDLVVQALSRDRYGVDPAAYDAFTAAYGWDVTAWDGHEVLRGARETASCAWVAQHAPANPAARTEFRRRVASLRAADPTVRWYSF from the coding sequence ATGGCAGGCAGGCGGCGAATCGAGAGGCTGGGCATGGCGGACGCGGTGTTCACGCAGGAGCGGGCGCGGGCGGTGCTGGAGGCCGCCGGGCATCCGGAGGCCGATCTGCTCTCCTTCGGGGAGAACGCGGTCTTCGCCGCCGGCCGGCTGGTGATCAAGGTGGGCCGCGGCGCCGATCTGCTCGACCGCGCCCGCCGTGAAGTGCGTACCGCGGACTGGCTGGCCAAGCACGATGTGCCCGCGGTGCGTTCGGCGGAGTCCGAGGTGCGGCTGGTGGACGGACACCCGATCACCTACTGGCAGCGGCTGCCCGAGTCGCTGCGGCCCGCCGAGCCGGCCGACGTGGCACCGCTGCTGCGGCTCGTGCACGCCCTGCCCGAGCCGGACTTCGGGCTGCCGCCGCGTGACCTGCTCGGCGGGGTGGAGCGCTGGCTGCGGATCGCGGGCGACGCGATCGACCCGTCCGACGCGGCGTTCCTGCGCCGGCGCAGGGACGGATTCGCGCAGTCGGCGGCCGAGTTGGTGCCGCAGCTGCCGCGGGGGCCGATCCACGGGGACGCGCTGCCGCGCAATGTGCACATCGGGCCGGACGGGCCGGTCCTGGTCGACCTGGAGACCTTCTCCTCGGACCTGCGGGAGCACGATCTGGTCGTGCAGGCGCTGAGCCGGGACCGGTACGGGGTCGATCCGGCGGCGTACGACGCGTTCACCGCGGCGTACGGGTGGGATGTGACGGCGTGGGACGGGCACGAAGTCCTGCGGGGGGCGCGGGAGACGGCGAGTTGCGCGTGGGTCGCGCAGCACGCGCCCGCCAATCCGGCGGCCCGTACGGAGTTCCGCCGCCGTGTCGCGTCGCTGCGCGCGGCGGACCCCACGGTCCGCTGGTACTCCTTCTAG
- a CDS encoding sulfate adenylyltransferase subunit 1 — MTSTTSPLTAEQLSATTLLRFATAGSVDDGKSTLVGRLLHDSKSVLTDQLEAVERASLGRGQEAPDLALLTDGLRAEREQGITIDVAYRYFATARRRFILADTPGHVQYTRNMVTGASTAELAVVLVDARNGVVEQTRRHAAVAALLRVPHVVLAVNKMDLVDYAEPVFAAIAEEFTAYAASLGVPDITAIPISALAGDNVVEPSANMDWYGGPTVLEHLETVPVSHDLAGCPPRFPVQYVIRPQTAEHPDYRGYAGQIASGLLRVGEPVTVLPSGRTTTISGIDLLGQSVDTAWAPQSVTVLLADDLDVSRGDLIAPTATAPAVTQDVTATVCHLHERPLRVGERVLLKHATRTVKAIVKALPYRIDLSAGLAHENAPAALEVNDIGAVVLRTAEPLPMDAYADSRLTGSFLLIDPADGTTLTAGMAGEAFAEKIPAADAAADDEGWDF, encoded by the coding sequence ATGACGAGCACCACGAGTCCGCTCACCGCCGAGCAGCTGTCGGCGACCACCCTGCTGCGTTTCGCCACCGCCGGTTCCGTGGACGACGGCAAGTCCACCCTGGTGGGCCGGCTGCTGCACGACTCCAAGTCGGTCCTCACCGACCAGCTCGAAGCCGTCGAGCGGGCCTCCCTGGGCCGCGGCCAGGAGGCGCCCGACCTCGCGCTGCTCACCGACGGCCTGCGGGCCGAGCGCGAGCAGGGCATCACCATCGACGTCGCCTACCGCTACTTCGCCACCGCGCGCCGCCGGTTCATCCTGGCCGACACGCCCGGCCATGTGCAGTACACCCGCAACATGGTGACCGGCGCCTCGACCGCAGAACTGGCCGTGGTGCTGGTCGACGCGCGCAACGGCGTGGTCGAGCAGACCCGCAGGCACGCCGCCGTCGCCGCGCTGCTGCGCGTCCCGCACGTGGTGCTGGCCGTCAACAAGATGGACCTGGTCGACTACGCGGAGCCGGTCTTCGCCGCCATCGCCGAGGAGTTCACCGCCTACGCGGCCTCGCTGGGCGTGCCCGACATCACGGCGATCCCGATCTCCGCGCTGGCCGGGGACAACGTGGTCGAGCCGTCCGCCAACATGGACTGGTACGGCGGCCCGACCGTGCTCGAACACCTGGAGACGGTCCCGGTCAGCCACGACCTGGCCGGCTGCCCGCCGCGCTTCCCCGTGCAGTACGTGATCCGCCCGCAGACCGCCGAGCACCCCGACTACCGCGGCTACGCGGGCCAGATCGCCTCCGGGCTGCTGCGGGTCGGCGAGCCGGTGACCGTACTGCCGTCCGGCCGTACCACCACGATCTCCGGGATCGACCTGCTCGGGCAGAGTGTGGACACCGCGTGGGCGCCGCAGTCGGTGACCGTGCTGCTCGCCGACGACCTGGATGTCTCGCGCGGCGACCTGATCGCGCCGACCGCGACCGCCCCGGCCGTCACCCAGGACGTCACGGCCACGGTGTGCCACCTGCACGAGCGGCCGCTGCGGGTCGGCGAGCGGGTGCTGCTCAAGCACGCGACGCGGACGGTGAAGGCGATCGTCAAGGCGCTGCCGTACCGGATCGACCTGTCGGCCGGCCTCGCGCACGAGAACGCCCCGGCCGCGCTTGAGGTCAACGACATCGGCGCGGTGGTGCTGCGGACCGCGGAGCCGCTGCCGATGGACGCCTACGCCGACTCCCGGCTGACCGGGTCCTTCCTGCTGATCGACCCCGCGGACGGCACCACGCTGACCGCCGGGATGGCGGGCGAGGCGTTCGCCGAAAAGATTCCGGCCGCGGACGCCGCGGCCGACGACGAAGGATGGGACTTCTGA
- a CDS encoding ABC transporter permease — MASTETGTEEAGGGSAPAAAEEAVALEKAAGERDLSGLEAGLDALETVTVGRAPVGQLLLKKVLPPLSAIALVLVVWQLASWGKVADPTKLPSPSAVGQALSDRWNSGDLLTIIWTSVERGLLGFLAALVIGTPLGLLVARVSFVRAAIGPILSGLQSLPSVAWVPAAVIWLGINDSSMYAVILLGAVPSIANGLVSGIDQVPPLYLRAGRTIGATGLRGAWYILLPAALPGYVAGLKQGWAFSWRSLMAAELIASSPDLGVGLGRYLENMREGSDMAGVFLGILLILFVGIAIDQIIFSPLERWVLRTRGLSARSQ; from the coding sequence ATGGCCAGCACTGAGACGGGCACGGAAGAGGCGGGCGGCGGTTCCGCCCCCGCCGCCGCGGAAGAGGCCGTCGCCCTGGAGAAGGCGGCGGGCGAACGGGATCTGTCCGGCCTGGAGGCGGGCCTGGACGCGCTGGAGACCGTCACGGTCGGCCGGGCCCCGGTCGGGCAGCTGCTGCTGAAGAAGGTACTGCCGCCGCTCAGCGCGATCGCGCTGGTCCTGGTGGTGTGGCAGCTGGCCTCCTGGGGCAAGGTCGCCGACCCGACCAAGCTGCCCAGCCCCTCCGCGGTGGGCCAGGCGCTCAGCGACCGCTGGAACTCGGGCGACCTGCTCACCATCATCTGGACCAGCGTGGAGCGCGGCCTGCTGGGCTTCCTCGCCGCGCTGGTGATCGGCACCCCGCTGGGTCTGCTGGTGGCCCGGGTGTCGTTCGTCCGGGCCGCGATCGGTCCGATCCTGTCCGGACTCCAGTCGCTGCCGTCGGTGGCGTGGGTGCCGGCCGCGGTGATCTGGCTGGGCATCAACGACTCGTCGATGTACGCGGTGATCCTGCTGGGCGCGGTGCCCTCGATCGCCAACGGCCTGGTCTCCGGCATCGACCAGGTCCCGCCGCTGTATCTGCGGGCCGGCCGGACCATCGGCGCGACCGGGCTGCGCGGCGCCTGGTACATCCTGCTGCCGGCCGCGCTGCCGGGGTACGTGGCGGGCCTCAAGCAGGGCTGGGCGTTCTCCTGGCGGTCGCTGATGGCCGCCGAGCTGATCGCCTCCTCGCCCGACCTGGGCGTGGGCCTGGGCCGTTATCTGGAGAACATGCGCGAGGGCTCCGACATGGCGGGCGTCTTCCTGGGCATCCTGCTGATCCTCTTCGTCGGTATCGCCATCGACCAGATCATCTTCAGCCCGCTGGAGCGCTGGGTCCTGCGCACCCGCGGACTGTCCGCCAGGAGCCAGTGA
- a CDS encoding sigma-70 family RNA polymerase sigma factor: MTVRESTSGTAADGIEPRLEEHRAELTGYCYRMLGSAFEAEDAVQETLIRAWRAADRFEGRASLRSWLYRIATNVCLDSLHAGKRRARPMDLSPASHADATLPAMTAESVWIEPVPDVRVLPSSGDPADVVVSRESVRLAFVAALQHLPPRQRAVLILREVLAWKAAETAELLDTTVASVNSALQRARATLAAAGVGSSADASAQEMDEERQALLDRYVDAFERYDLDALTSLLHEDATLSMPPFPMWLRGHEDIRAWLLGPGIGCRGSRLLPVSANGCPGFAQYRPGGPDGGHRAWALQVLEISDGRITGLNSFLDVERLCPLFGLPLELPGEAGQFEEGAQPGRGAAQP, from the coding sequence ATGACCGTACGGGAGAGCACCAGCGGCACTGCGGCCGACGGGATCGAGCCGCGTCTGGAGGAGCACCGGGCCGAGCTGACCGGGTACTGCTACCGGATGCTCGGCTCCGCCTTCGAGGCCGAGGACGCGGTGCAGGAGACGCTGATCCGGGCCTGGCGGGCCGCGGACCGGTTCGAGGGCCGCGCCAGCCTGCGGTCGTGGCTGTACCGGATCGCGACGAACGTCTGCCTGGACAGCCTGCACGCGGGCAAGCGGCGGGCCCGGCCGATGGACCTGTCCCCCGCCTCGCACGCGGACGCGACGCTGCCCGCCATGACCGCGGAGTCGGTCTGGATCGAGCCGGTGCCGGACGTACGGGTGCTGCCGTCCTCCGGCGACCCGGCCGACGTGGTGGTCTCGCGCGAGAGCGTCCGGCTGGCCTTCGTCGCCGCCCTCCAGCATCTGCCGCCCCGGCAGCGGGCGGTGCTGATACTGCGCGAGGTGCTGGCCTGGAAGGCCGCCGAGACCGCGGAGCTGCTGGACACCACGGTCGCCTCGGTCAACAGCGCCCTCCAGCGGGCCCGCGCCACCCTGGCCGCGGCGGGGGTCGGTTCCTCCGCGGACGCATCCGCGCAGGAGATGGACGAGGAGCGGCAGGCGCTGCTCGACCGCTATGTCGACGCCTTCGAGCGGTACGACCTGGACGCGCTCACCAGTCTGCTGCACGAGGACGCGACCCTCTCCATGCCGCCCTTCCCCATGTGGCTGCGCGGGCACGAGGACATACGCGCGTGGTTGCTGGGTCCCGGCATCGGCTGCCGGGGCTCGCGGCTGCTGCCGGTGTCGGCCAACGGCTGTCCCGGCTTCGCCCAGTACCGCCCCGGCGGGCCCGACGGCGGGCACCGGGCCTGGGCGCTCCAGGTGCTGGAGATCAGCGACGGCCGGATCACCGGGCTCAATTCATTCCTCGACGTCGAGCGGCTCTGTCCCCTCTTCGGGCTCCCACTCGAACTCCCCGGCGAGGCCGGTCAGTTCGAGGAGGGCGCGCAGCCCGGGCGAGGCGCCGCGCAGCCGTAG
- a CDS encoding ABC transporter ATP-binding protein: MADTLTSAAAPTAEPTAHAARLDHVSKAFGRPGAQQLVLDDITLDVRPGEFVCLLGASGCGKSTLLNLVAGLDKPSVGTIATPGGRPALMFQEHALFPWLTAGKNIELTLRLRGVPREERRPEAERLLELVRLTGAYGKRVHELSGGMRQRVALARALAQDSQLLLMDEPFAALDAITRDVLHDELTRIWSETDLSVLFVTHNVREAVRLAQRVVLLSSRPGRIAREWTIGIPQPRRIEDAAVADLSVEITEELRGEIRRHGQH, translated from the coding sequence ATGGCCGACACTCTGACCAGTGCCGCCGCGCCCACCGCGGAGCCGACCGCCCACGCGGCACGGCTGGACCATGTGTCGAAGGCATTCGGCAGGCCCGGCGCCCAGCAGCTCGTGCTGGACGACATCACGCTCGACGTACGACCCGGTGAGTTCGTCTGCCTGCTGGGGGCCTCGGGGTGCGGAAAGTCGACGCTGCTCAATCTGGTGGCGGGCCTGGACAAGCCGTCCGTCGGGACCATCGCCACCCCCGGCGGCCGGCCGGCCCTGATGTTCCAGGAGCACGCCCTTTTCCCGTGGCTGACCGCGGGCAAGAACATCGAACTGACCCTGCGGCTGCGCGGGGTGCCGCGCGAGGAGCGCCGCCCGGAGGCCGAGCGGCTGCTCGAACTGGTCCGGCTCACGGGTGCGTACGGCAAGCGGGTGCACGAGCTGTCCGGCGGGATGCGGCAGCGGGTGGCGCTGGCCAGGGCGCTGGCGCAGGACAGCCAGCTGCTGCTGATGGACGAGCCGTTCGCGGCTCTGGACGCGATCACCAGGGATGTGCTGCACGACGAGCTGACCCGGATCTGGTCGGAGACCGACCTGTCGGTGCTGTTCGTGACGCACAACGTCCGGGAGGCGGTACGGCTCGCCCAGCGGGTCGTGCTGCTGTCCTCCCGGCCGGGGCGGATCGCCCGTGAGTGGACGATCGGCATCCCGCAGCCGCGCCGGATCGAGGACGCGGCCGTGGCGGATCTGTCCGTCGAGATCACCGAAGAACTGCGTGGGGAGATCCGCCGCCATGGCCAGCACTGA
- a CDS encoding STAS domain-containing protein gives MEATVTATASRSYEGAGRPVVVVDAGGLEGLGAVAALARLRLAARRNGRRLRLRGASPGLRALLELTGLAGEFEWEPEEGTEPLDVEE, from the coding sequence ATGGAGGCAACAGTGACGGCGACGGCCTCCAGGTCGTACGAAGGCGCGGGGCGGCCCGTGGTGGTCGTGGACGCGGGCGGCCTCGAAGGACTCGGCGCGGTCGCCGCGCTGGCCAGGCTGCGGCTGGCCGCGCGCAGGAACGGCCGCCGGCTACGGCTGCGCGGCGCCTCGCCCGGGCTGCGCGCCCTCCTCGAACTGACCGGCCTCGCCGGGGAGTTCGAGTGGGAGCCCGAAGAGGGGACAGAGCCGCTCGACGTCGAGGAATGA
- a CDS encoding sirohydrochlorin chelatase — MHLYHRPGQGALPPLLVIAHGSRDPRHAATVRALTERVGAARPGLRVETAFLDFRAPSVPLAVRRLAADGVRDAVALPLLLTRAFHAKTDIPAVLRESTAGLPGLRLRTADVLGPSPLLTAALERRLYEAGLRPGDRPSTGVVLASAGSTDPEASAVIAEIAREWRRTGWCAVRPAFASASLPRTEDAVRALRAEGVRRIAVAPYVIAPGFLPDRIARGAREAGADLLAPVLGAAPEVARLLLRRYDQALLPARQAVAA, encoded by the coding sequence GTGCACCTGTACCACCGGCCCGGCCAGGGCGCCCTTCCCCCGCTGCTCGTCATCGCGCACGGCTCCCGCGACCCGCGGCACGCCGCGACCGTACGCGCGCTGACGGAGCGGGTCGGGGCGGCCCGGCCGGGCCTGCGCGTGGAGACCGCGTTCCTGGACTTCCGCGCGCCCTCGGTGCCGCTGGCCGTGCGCCGGCTGGCGGCCGACGGCGTACGGGACGCGGTGGCGCTGCCGCTGCTGCTGACCCGGGCCTTCCACGCCAAGACCGACATCCCGGCCGTCCTGCGGGAGTCCACGGCGGGTCTGCCGGGACTGCGGCTGCGTACCGCCGATGTGCTCGGCCCGTCCCCGCTGCTGACGGCCGCCCTGGAACGGCGGCTGTACGAGGCCGGGCTGCGGCCCGGCGACCGCCCGTCGACCGGCGTCGTGCTGGCCTCGGCGGGCTCCACCGATCCGGAGGCGAGCGCGGTGATCGCTGAAATCGCGCGGGAGTGGCGGCGTACCGGTTGGTGCGCCGTGCGGCCCGCGTTCGCCTCCGCGTCCCTGCCGCGCACCGAGGACGCGGTACGCGCCCTGCGCGCCGAGGGCGTCCGCCGGATCGCGGTGGCGCCGTACGTCATCGCGCCCGGCTTCCTGCCGGACCGGATCGCGCGCGGCGCCCGGGAGGCCGGGGCCGATCTGCTGGCGCCGGTGCTGGGCGCCGCCCCCGAGGTGGCCAGGCTGCTGCTGCGGCGCTACGACCAGGCGCTGCTGCCCGCCCGGCAGGCCGTCGCGGCCTGA
- a CDS encoding MMPL family transporter, which translates to MGIAAAMASWSARHRWAAVGGWLLFVMLAMFIGQSAGRVDLDQDRSMPGEVSQAATIQDDAGLKSAAGEMVLVQSKAGKATDPAFRTAVGDVVDTVRGTGLVTAVTSPYTTKSISADQRSALVRFDLRGDPDTAADRVQPVLDAVEKVQGRHPDLRIEEFGDASADKALNNAFGDDFKTAEYSAVPVALAILLVAFGALVAALLPVALALTAFLAAGGVVAMVSHAVPMSDTANSVMLLVGLAVGVDYCLFYLRREREERAAGHDAETALRIAAATSGRAILISGITVIVAMAGMLFTGIGDFKAMGVATMIVVAIAMFGSVTVLPALLSLLGARVEKGRIPFLGRIGRSRGRRTGGTGSSRFWRTVLRPVLRSPKIAVLVAGGALVAIALPAFGMHTANLSMDQELGDSLPIIKTYDHINTAFPGGPDPAHVVVKADAIDAPEVRKAIAGFRDRAVSSGASKGPVTVTVHARENVAVIDVPLAGGTDHTKAEADVHLLRDHVRPDTLGKVAGLRAPITGETAGSMDFTHKITSSVPPVFAFVTVFAFLLMLLSFRSLTIALTSIALNLLSVGAAYGVLTMVFQHGWGASLVGASGTGTVVAWLPLFLFVILFGLSMDYHVFVVSRIREARQRGLTTRGAIEHGITTTAGVVTSAAVIMVAVFAIFGTLSMQSMKQMGVGLAFAVLIDATIIRGVLLPAVMTLLGERNWYLPRWLRRMPDLTHDESALPQPPAAVPDTAQPAGQHV; encoded by the coding sequence ATGGGAATCGCGGCGGCGATGGCCAGTTGGAGCGCCCGCCACCGCTGGGCGGCGGTGGGCGGATGGCTGCTCTTCGTCATGCTCGCGATGTTCATCGGCCAGTCGGCCGGCCGGGTCGACCTCGACCAGGACCGGTCGATGCCCGGCGAGGTCTCCCAGGCCGCCACGATCCAGGACGACGCCGGGCTCAAGTCCGCGGCGGGCGAGATGGTCCTCGTGCAGTCCAAGGCCGGAAAGGCCACCGACCCGGCCTTCCGCACCGCCGTCGGCGACGTGGTCGACACGGTCCGGGGCACCGGGCTGGTCACGGCGGTGACCTCGCCGTACACCACCAAGTCGATCTCGGCCGATCAGCGTTCCGCCCTGGTGCGGTTCGATCTGCGGGGCGACCCGGACACCGCGGCCGACCGCGTGCAGCCGGTGCTGGACGCGGTGGAGAAGGTCCAGGGACGCCATCCGGACCTGCGGATCGAGGAGTTCGGCGACGCCAGCGCCGACAAGGCGCTCAACAACGCCTTCGGTGACGACTTCAAGACCGCCGAGTACTCCGCGGTGCCGGTGGCGCTGGCCATCCTGCTGGTCGCCTTCGGGGCGCTGGTCGCCGCGCTGCTGCCGGTGGCGCTGGCGCTGACGGCCTTCCTGGCCGCGGGCGGCGTGGTGGCGATGGTCAGCCACGCCGTGCCGATGAGCGACACCGCCAACTCGGTGATGCTGCTGGTGGGTCTGGCCGTCGGCGTCGACTACTGCCTGTTCTACCTGCGCCGCGAACGCGAGGAGCGGGCGGCCGGGCACGACGCCGAGACCGCGCTGCGGATCGCCGCCGCGACCTCGGGGCGGGCGATCCTGATCTCCGGCATCACCGTGATCGTGGCCATGGCCGGCATGCTCTTCACCGGCATCGGGGACTTCAAGGCGATGGGCGTGGCCACGATGATCGTCGTCGCCATCGCGATGTTCGGTTCGGTGACGGTGCTGCCCGCGCTGCTCTCACTGCTCGGCGCGAGGGTCGAGAAGGGCCGTATCCCGTTCCTGGGCCGGATCGGCAGGTCCCGCGGCCGCCGTACCGGGGGCACCGGCAGCAGCCGCTTCTGGCGGACCGTGCTGCGCCCGGTGCTGCGCAGCCCGAAGATCGCGGTGCTGGTCGCGGGCGGCGCCCTGGTGGCCATCGCCCTGCCCGCCTTCGGTATGCACACCGCGAACCTGTCCATGGACCAGGAACTGGGCGACAGTCTGCCGATCATCAAGACGTACGACCACATCAACACCGCCTTCCCCGGCGGGCCCGACCCGGCCCATGTGGTGGTCAAGGCCGACGCGATCGACGCGCCCGAGGTCAGGAAGGCCATCGCCGGCTTCCGCGACCGGGCGGTCTCCTCCGGCGCCAGCAAGGGCCCGGTGACCGTGACCGTGCACGCCCGGGAGAACGTCGCGGTGATCGACGTACCGCTGGCCGGCGGCACCGACCACACCAAGGCCGAGGCCGACGTCCACCTGCTGCGCGACCACGTACGGCCCGACACGCTCGGCAAGGTCGCCGGGCTCCGGGCGCCGATCACCGGTGAGACAGCCGGGTCGATGGACTTCACCCACAAGATCACCAGCAGTGTGCCGCCGGTGTTCGCCTTCGTGACGGTCTTCGCCTTCCTGCTGATGCTGCTGTCCTTCCGGTCGCTGACCATCGCGCTGACCTCGATCGCGCTCAACCTGCTGTCGGTGGGCGCGGCCTACGGTGTGCTGACCATGGTCTTCCAGCACGGCTGGGGCGCCTCGCTGGTCGGCGCGAGCGGCACCGGCACGGTGGTGGCCTGGCTGCCGCTGTTCCTCTTCGTGATCCTGTTCGGGCTGAGCATGGACTACCACGTGTTCGTGGTCTCCCGGATCCGTGAGGCCCGCCAACGGGGGCTGACCACCCGCGGCGCCATCGAGCACGGCATCACCACCACCGCGGGCGTGGTCACCAGCGCCGCCGTCATCATGGTCGCGGTCTTCGCGATCTTCGGGACGCTGTCGATGCAGAGCATGAAGCAGATGGGTGTCGGCCTGGCCTTCGCGGTGCTGATCGACGCCACGATCATCCGCGGGGTGCTCCTCCCGGCGGTCATGACCCTGCTCGGCGAGCGCAACTGGTACCTGCCGCGCTGGCTGCGGCGGATGCCGGACCTCACGCACGACGAGTCGGCCCTGCCGCAGCCCCCGGCCGCGGTCCCCGACACCGCCCAACCGGCCGGGCAGCATGTCTGA
- a CDS encoding 3'-5' exonuclease: MAWHEDLLVGFDLETTGTDPREARIVTAAVTEVKGGEPVRHRAWLADPGVPIPAETTAIHGVSTERAAAQGRPAPEVVAEVGDALREYWAAGVPVVVYNAPFDLTLLDEELRRYALPPLSLGGARTGPVIDPLVIDRALDKYRRGKRTLEAACGVYGVVLDGAHEAGADALAAVRVARALAARFPAAGEVGAWELHAAQRDWYAAWAADFQAWLRKKGSADAGIDGGWPLRG, translated from the coding sequence ATGGCATGGCACGAGGATCTGCTGGTCGGCTTCGATCTGGAGACCACGGGGACGGACCCGCGTGAGGCGCGGATCGTGACGGCGGCGGTCACCGAGGTGAAGGGCGGCGAGCCGGTGCGGCACCGGGCGTGGCTCGCCGATCCGGGGGTGCCGATTCCCGCGGAGACCACGGCGATACACGGGGTCAGCACCGAGCGGGCCGCCGCGCAGGGGCGCCCGGCGCCGGAGGTTGTCGCCGAGGTCGGCGACGCGCTGCGGGAGTACTGGGCGGCCGGGGTGCCGGTCGTCGTCTACAACGCGCCCTTCGACCTCACCCTCCTGGACGAGGAGTTGCGGCGGTACGCGCTGCCCCCGCTGTCCCTGGGCGGAGCCCGGACAGGGCCCGTGATCGACCCGCTGGTCATCGACCGGGCGCTGGACAAGTACCGGCGCGGCAAGCGCACCCTGGAGGCGGCCTGCGGGGTGTACGGGGTGGTGCTGGACGGGGCGCACGAGGCGGGGGCGGACGCGCTGGCGGCGGTACGGGTCGCCCGGGCGCTGGCGGCGCGGTTCCCCGCGGCGGGGGAGGTCGGGGCGTGGGAGCTGCACGCGGCGCAGCGTGACTGGTACGCGGCGTGGGCGGCGGATTTCCAGGCGTGGCTGCGGAAGAAGGGGTCGGCCGACGCCGGGATAGACGGCGGGTGGCCCCTGCGGGGCTGA